The genomic region TTTTAGTCCCTTCGTGGCTGAGTTTAAATCCAAAGTAGGTCAATAATATTAAAACCCAAAAAAATATAAAAAACCTATACACTCTAAAATAGCTATGAAGGGAATTTGGTTAGAAAACAATCAATTACAACTGAGAACAGACTTGCCCATTCCTGAACCACCAGAGGGAGAAGTTTTAGTTAAAGTTTTACGTGCGGGTATTTGTAATACCGATCTGGAGTTAATCAGGGGATATTATCCCTACAATGGTATATTAGGACATGAGTTTGTGGGAGTGGTGCAAACAGGGCCAAACCATTTAATCAATCAACGGGTGGTGGGCGAAATTAATGCTGCATGTGGTCATTGTCGTTTTTGTTTGGAGGGGAAACCCACCCATTGTGAAAATCGCACGGTGTTAGGGATTGTGAATCGTCATGGTGCATTTGCGGAATATTTGTCTCTACCAGAAAAAAATATACATCTTGTACCCCCGCAGGTCACCACCGATGCAGCAACTTTTACTGAACCTATAGCAGCAGCTTTACAAATTCAAGCCCAGGTTAAAATCACTCCCCAACAGAGAGTTTTAGTGGTGGGTGATGGCAAATTGGGACAATTGATAGGTCAGACCTTAGCCTTGACCGGTTGTGATTTGTTGGTTGTAGGAAGACACCAAGAAAAACTAGCCAATCTTTCTTCTAGAAACATTAAAACTGGTTTAGTCAATATGGTAGAAGATAGATCCTTTGATATTGCCATTGACTGTACAGGAAATGCGGAAGGATTTGCGGTTGCACGTCGAGCTTTACGTCCCAGAGGTATATTGGTTTTAAAAAGTACCTACGCAGGAAATTTAAGTTTGGATGCTTCTGCTCTAGTAGTTGATGAAATTACCCTAGTAGGTTCTCGTTGTGGAGCATTTACTCCAGCACTGGAACTATTAGCCACAAACCAGATAGATGTAACATATTTAGTTCATGGAACTTATCCCCTAAATGAGGGTTTAGCCGCTTTTAAAAAAGCCCAGACCAAAGGAGTTTTGAAAATTCTGTTAGAGATGTGACAGTAGGAATTGTAGCAGGTAGAATGCCTGCCACAATCTGTGAGTTCGGACTTAGACTTGACCCACAGGTTCCTTCGCTAGAAACTGCTCCAGTTCTGCGATCGCATCAGCATCCACCTTAGTTTGCATAGGACAGAACTTAGGACCACACATAGAGCAGAACTCTGCTTGTTTATAAACTTCCTCTGGCAGAGTTTCATCATGATATTCTCGAGCTCGTTCTGGGTCTAAAGACAACTCAAATTGACGATTCCAATCAAAATTGTATCTAGCCTTAGAAAGCTCATCATCCCTATCTCTAGCACCGGGACGATGTCTACCAATATCTGCTGCATGGGCGGCAATTTTATAAGCGATCAAACCATTTCGCACATCTTCAGCATTAGGTAAACCCAAATGTTCCTTAGGAGTTACATAACACAACATAGCTGTGCCATACCATCCTGCCATAGCAGCACCAATAGCAGAAGTGATATGGTCATAACCGGGGGCGATATCAGTTACCAAGGGACCAAGGACATAGAAAGGAGCTTCTGAGCATTCCTCCATTTGTTTACGGACATTAAACTCAATCTGATCCATAGGCACATGGCCTGGACCTTCCACCATGACCTGCACATCATGTTCCCAAGCTTTGCGAGTGAGTTGTCCTAGGGTTTTCAACTCTGCTAATTGAGCTGCATCAGATGCGTCGTGGGTACATCCAGGACGTAGGGAATCACCCAAACTGAAACTAACATCATATTTTTTAAAAATCTCAATGATGTCTTGAAAACGGGTATAAAGGGGATTTTGCTTGCGATGTAACAACATCCACTTAGCGAGGATTCCACCACCACGGGAAACAATACCCGTAAGACGGGTTTTCACCAAAGGTAAATGTTCTATTAATAAACCCGCGTGAATAGTCTGATAATCAACCCCTTGTTGGGCGTGTTTTTCAATCACATGGAGAAAATCATCAGCGGTAAAATTTTCCATTTTACCGTGGACACTTTCCAGAGCTTGATAGACTGGCACAGTGCCAATGGGAACCGAAGAAGCATTAATAATAGCAGTGCGAATTTGATCCAAATTACCACCACCGGTGGATAAATCCATCACCGTGTCAGCACCATACTTAATAGATAATCTCAGCTTATCTAATTCTTCCTCCACATTAGAGGAGGTAGGAGAAGCTCCAATATTAGCATTAACCTTGCAACGGGAAGCGATACCAATGGCCATTGGCTCAAGATTAGTGTGGTTAATATTGGCAGGGATAATCATTCTTCCCCGCGCCACTTCCTCTTTAATTAGTTCCGGTGGTAGATTTTCCCGTTTGGCAACATGGTGCATTTCCTCAGTGATGACACCTTGGCGAGCGTAATACATTTGTGTAACATTAGGTTGTCCAAGTCGCTTAGCTACCCATTGACTTCGCATATTATTATCCTCAATATAATCAGCTTCCGCTCTATAGGATTTACCCAAAGCTACCCAGATCTGTAAAGATATGGACTTTAGAACCTACTTCCTGTTTCATCGTAGTCTCAAGATGATTCTTGAAAGGTTTGTCTACTCCACAAGCTATCTCGGTAGAGCTTACCTTCTGGTTTGAAACCTTTCCCAGGATAATTTTAATTCTTCTGGTGGTGGATTTTTACCATCATAAACCAAAATCACATTGGTCAGTTTTCTTGTTGGTGGGACCAAAATTACATTATCTGATGCTAAGGCTCTAGATGATCCACCGTCTAAATTCATTGCTTCATAGCAACCCATGGCTTTCATCGCCTCCGCTTCTTCATCTAAATATAACTTCTCATCAAAACTAGCCAAAAACAGTCTTTTGCCATCTTGAGAGAAACCAATTGCGGTTCTGAGACTAGCACCTAAAACAGTAGGGTCTTTAAAACCTTCAAGACGGGGATTAAGCGAAACTTCACCATTACGCAATAATCTTGGTCCAGAGGTAATAGAAAACCAGTGTTTATTCCATACTGGTCTACCGTCAACCCTTGCTGTTATCATTTCTGGTCGATTACCAACACCCAATCCCAAAGTGGTGCCAAAGTTTTCCCATGGACTATATTTTAAAAATCTTCCACCTGCGACCAGATTACCCATAACCGTTTTTTGGGGATTTGTGGAAGCAAAAGTACCATTTACCACTACCGCAGCGCCAGAGCGAGCAACCAATTGGTCAAAATTCTCATCGCCATTGGTTCTACTAATTGTATTGGCAAAATTGGCATCGTTCGGTAAACCAATGGTCACAAAAATATTAGGGTCTTTCAAATCAATGATTGTTTGATAAAATGGAATACCGTTAATTTGACTTCTATATGCTCGCACAGTCGGTATGATAGTTGGTGTCACACTCGGTTGACTAGGTGTAGTGGGTCTAACGGGCAAATCCAATCTCCAAATCTGGGTTAAAAAGGCACCTCCAAAAAGTAAAAAGGAGCGTCTAGGAACTTTAAATTTGGTCATAATAGAACCTTGTCAAGTGTTGAAAGCTAAGAAATGATGGCTCACAACTTCAAGTATATTATTTTTCATAAGCCCTATGGAGTTCTGAGCCAATTTACCCGGGAACTCCCCGAACATGTTACCCTCAAAGACTATATTGATGTCCCGGATGTTTATCCTGTGGGGCGTTTAGATTGGGATAGCGAGGGTTTATTGTTACTAACCAATGATGGTAAATTACAACACCATATTGCCAATCCCCGTTTTGGTCACCAACGTACCTATTGGGTACAGGTGGAACGCATTCCTGACCCAGCAGCTATTGCCAAATTGTGCCAGGGAGTGGAAATTCAAAATTATCGCACTCTTCCTGCTCAGGTTAAACTGTTATTGGAAGAGCCAACTGTTGGTGAGCGTTACCCTCCCATTAGGTCTAGGAAAAACGTTCCCACAGCTTGGTTGGAAATGACCCTCAAGGAGGGAAAAAACCGTCAAGTTAGACGTATGACCGCTGCTGTGGGTTTTCCTACCTTACGGTTAATTAGAGTCCGTATAGCTCAACTACAATTAGATGATTTACCGGTGGGTACCTGGCGCTATCTTAGCCCTGTTGAGGTCAAATTAATTGTTTAATGGAGAAATCGCTGGAATTTTTAGTATGCTGATTTGTCCCACTTGTCAATTTGAAAATCCCCATGACCATAAATTTTGTCAAAGCTGTGGTACTCCTCTGAATTTAGGGTCTGTTAATTCCCAGTCTAGTTTGGGCGAATCACCTACTTTGTTACAGGATGATGGAGAACAAAATCAGTTATTCTCACATGCTACACCAACATTTTTACTGTCTAAGCATTTAAAAACTGTGGAATATGTAGCGGGTACTAATGTTGGTCGTCAACGGCAAAAAAATGAGGATTACTTTGGTATTACTAGTGAGCAACAAAAGGTAGAATTACCTCATGGTCAGTACTTGCAGGTAAGAGGTCTATACATTGTCTGTGATGGCATGGGTGGACATGCTGGAGGGGAAGTGGCCAGCGAGTTGGCTGTTAATACTATTAAACAATACTTTGATCAGCATTGGGTTGAGGGAGAATTACCAACCCTGGAAATGATTCGCCAATCTGTACTAGTGACTAATCAAGCTATTTATGATATTAACCAGGAAGCTTCGCGTTCTGGTGTTGGTCGCATGGGTACTACCCTGGTTATGTTAATTATGTCCAATAATAAATTGGCAGTTAGCCATGTGGGAGATAGTCGAATTTACTCTGTGACCATAACTAAAGGATTGGAGCAAATCACTGTAGACCATGAAGTTGCCCAGCGAGAGATTTCTAAGGGTGTAGATGCTAAAATAGCTTATTCTCGCCCTGATGCTTATCAATTAACTCAAGCATTAGGTCCTAGAGATGGGGTCTATCCCGATATCAGTTTCTTGGAGGTATGTGAAGATACGCTATTTTTGCTGGTTTCCGATGGTCTATCAGATAATGACTTGTTAGAAAATCATTGGCAAACCCACCTCTTACCTCTACTCGCTTCTAATGGCAATTTGGAATCAGGTCTTAGTAATTTAATTGATTTAGCCAATGAGTATAATGGTCATGATAATATTACGGTTATTCTAATTAGAGTGAGAGTATTTCCTAGGTAAACTATTGCTGAACAGCATAAATAATGTATCCTGTAAACCGAAAAAATTTTTAAAAACTATTATGGTTAACCACAGTATTTCCTTTTAAAGGGAAATACTCGGGTTCATTAAAAAGGTGAAAGTGTTATGAAAACAGTAGAAGGAGTTGACACTACAAACAACTCCCCAATCACTCAGCCTCAAAACATCCAACAGGCAATTCTAGCTGCTCTTACCCAAGCACGACAAGTTTGCGATCAACAAGGGAATAATTCTCCTGAGTGCTCGGTAGCATGGGATAGGATTGAGGAATTGCAAGCACAAAATGCTCATCAACAACAACTAAAACACTATCTCACGTCTCTAGAAAGCTACTGTGAAAGGTATCCAGATGCTCTGGAATGCTTGATTTATGATCTGTAAGTTAGGCAGATTTTAACTCCCAAAAAAAACGGCTTTTGGAGTCCTTAAAAAGCGATCGCCCCAGACGATCGCTTTTTGTGTGTCTGTGGAAAGTTCCTAACCGACCAAATGCAAACTGTGGAGGATTGTACTCACCAAATAACGGGTAAAGGGTAAACTATCAATTACCATTCCTAAACATAATAGCATCATGTAAGAAATGGAGTACAAAAACAACTCTTTGGCCATAGTTTTATCTTCTGGATTTTGCAATAATCGCCAAGATTTGTGAAGAAATATTCCACCCAAGGTCATGGCTATCACCACATAAACAATCCCACTAGCATGTAAGGGATAAAACAACAATACCGTAGAAGTCACGGTAATTACCGTATAAAACCAAATCTGTCGGACGGTGGCTTGATTACCAGCCACCACGGGTAACATAGGAATCCCAACTTTTGCGTAGTCGTCCCGAATCATCATGGCCAAAGCCCAAAAGTGGGGTGGCGTCCATAAAAACACAATGGCAAAAATTAACCAAGCTGCCCAACTCAACGTATCCGTAACTGCTGCCCAACCCACTAAAGCGGGAATAGCACCAGCTGCACCCCCAATAACAATGTTTTGAGTGCTATGGCGTTTTAGCCAGTGGGTGTAGACTAAAACATAAAAAACAATACCAGAAAATGCTAAAAGTGCAGCCAGTAGATTGGCAAAAACAGTTAATAGGGTAAAGGAAGCTATAGCTAGGGCGATCGCAAAAATTAAAGCATCCCTAGATTGCACCTTACCAGAGGGCATAGGACGGTGACGCGTCCTTTCCATTTCATAATCTATATCCCGGTCATAGATACAGTTAATGGTTTGGGCGCTAGCTGCTGCCAGGGTTCCACCCAAAAGAGTCACTAATAATAGCCAAGGGTCAACTTGTCCTTTAGCAGCGATCCACATACTACCAGAAGTAGTAATCAAAAGCAGCGGAATAATCCGAGGCTTAGTTAACTGATAGTAACTTTGAATCACTTGCAAAAATGAATCATGGTGACGAGAGACATTAGTCTCAATCATGTTGGTTATACTTCCTTTATCAATTACTAATTATTTAGGTAACTAGGGTTACTAATATTTCTGTCTCGTAAAGCCAGAACCGTAAAAACTACTAGAGTTCCTAACAGAGTAGCTCCGACTGCTTGGTGAGTTACAGTGAGAGGTTCAACTTGTAAATGTAATCGGAAGGTAGCCAAACCTAACAGCAATTGCAAAATTAACAACCCACCTGCTAGATTAGCCAATTTTCGCAAAGCGGGATGTAATGCTGGGGTACGCCAGGAAATAAAGACTATGGCCAAAGTTGCTACTGTGGGAGGTAATAAACCAAAAATATGGCTATACATAACACCACACAACTCCTCTCCTGCTAGACATTGATGTAATGCCCAACGGGAACCTACCAAAGCACCTAAAAGACTTTGTAGATAGACCAAAACTGCAGCTGTTAAACCCACCCAAGGAAGTTTGCCCACAGTACCTGTTCCTTTATAAGGACTAAGGACTGTACCAATGACTAATAAAGTAGTGAAAAATAAGAGTGCGGTTGCTAAATGGGCAGTTACAATATCAAACCGCAACAATTCAGTCACAGTCAGTCCGCCCAAAACTCCTTGAAATACGATTAATAACAGAGCAAAAGTAGCAGCTCCTGGTAACCATGGAGGTAAAACACGACGATGCCACCAACATAAACCTGTCAAGGCGATCGCGCTTAACCCAATTAAAGCAGCATCTAATCTATGGAACCACTCCAAGAAGACTTGAAGATTCATTTGTTTAGTCGGCACTAATTCACCATAACACAAAGGCCAGTCTGGACAAGCCAAACCAGCATTCATTACGCGAGTAGCACTACCTATAGCCATCAAAATCAAAGTGGCTATACAAATTTTCCAAACCAGGCGCCGAATGAGTTCCTGGGGATGATTCGCCTCCTGATTTTGTTGTTCTAGGACAAATTCACTCATGAACGATACCCGATCCACTCTAGAGACTGAAAAAGACACATACCTACACCTTAACCTATCGGTCAAGATTGCCAGATGGGCTTTCCTTTATAATTTGAATCCTCCAGGGCTATCTTGACTGTAAGATTTAGTCATTTTTTAAGATACCAATAATTAGTTGTTGACAAATTTGCCAACTTTTGGCTCGATTTTTGCAGATTAGATACCAGGTGGGGATAAATTGGCCAATTTGCTGAAAAAATAGCACCTAATGTTGCCATAATGCTCCTAGAAGCAATATGAGAAAAACTTAACAAAAATTTTAGACATCATAACCCAATCTTCTCACAGCTGCACTACCTTGGTATATGGGTTACTAAATAAATTCAATCAAGTAAAACCTCAAATAAGCCGTGAAAATTCCAAATTCCATCTGGACATTACTCATTGGCATCGCTCTCACCTTAACTAGTCTTTGGTACGGTCACAATCATGGGCTGTTACCCATAGCAGCAGCAGATGAAGCTGTATTAATAGACGGTCTGTTTGATGCGATGTTAACTGTCTCTATAGGGATATTTCTCTTGGTCGAAGGTATTTTAATTTACTCAGTATTTAAATACCGTCGGCGTGCGGGTGATAACGAAGACGGTCCAGCTATTGAAGGTAACATTCCCCTGGAAATACTTTGGACAGCAATTCCAGCAGTGATAGTCCTGGGCATTTCTGTATACAGTTTTGATGTATACAATCAAATTGGGGGATTAGATCCTCATGGAGGGCATGATGCTCCCATCATAGAGGAAGCTAGGGTTATGCCGGGTACTGCTATTGCGGCTACTCTCAGTGACAAGCCAGTAAATACCCCGGACCATCACCAAGATTCCGCTGCTTCTATGGAAATTGCCCAGGCGGAAAACACATCTAATGAAGCGGAACCACTAGTGGTTGAAGTCTCAGCTCTGCAATACGCTTGGATATTCACCTATCCAGATGCGGGGATAAGCACAGGGGAAATTCACGTTCCTGTGGGTCAACAAGTACAGATGAAGATGACAGCTAATGATGTGATTCACGCCTTTTGGGTTCCAGAATTTCGTCTGAAACAAGATGTGATCCCCGGTAGAGAAACTCGAGTCCGCTTCACTCCCAGAAAAGAGGGAACCTATACTGTGGTTTGTGCAGAACTCTGTGGCCCCTACCATGGGGCTATGCAAACTCAAATCATAGTAGAGTCAAAACAAGCCTTTGATGCCTGGGTTCAGGAACAGTTACTGGCGGAAAAAGAAACTATTAATCAGGCGATCGCCCTGAATCCCTCCGCTATGTCAGCTGATGAATTTCTGGCCCCCTATATGCAAAAGATGCATATTCACCCAGAAACCTTAGGAATAGGAAAGGTACTTTTAGAATCTTTCTCAAAGTCATAGCTGGTAAAGATATGGCTTAAATATATCGGGAGAAAACACCTTTTGAACTTCCTAAATGGAAAGCTCCTATAACTATGACACAAGCACAATTACAAGACACTTCTCACCTGGCCATACCCCATGAGGAATTGGGGGGAAGAAAGTGGTGGGAATTTTTTACTTTTAATACCGACCACAAGGTAATCGGGATTCAATATCTAGTGACATCGTTTATTTTTTACTGTATTGGCGGTGTCATGGCAGATTTAGTACGGACAGAATTACGGACTCCAGAAGTAGATTTTGTCACACCAGAAGTTTATAACAGTCTGTTTACCCTCCATGCCACGATCATGATTTTCCTCTGGATAGTTCCAGCGGGAGCGGGTTTTGCCAATTATCTGATTCCTCTGATGATTGGAGCTAGGGATATGGCTTTTCCCCGGTTGAATGCGGTAGCTTTTTGGATGATTCCCCCTTCTGGTATACTATTAGTTGCCAGCTTGGTGGTGGGTGATGCTCCAGATGCTGGTTGGACTTCCTATCCTCCCCTGAGTTTAATGACCGGTGAGGTGGGTGAGGCTATTTGGATTATGAGCATTCTGTTACTAGGTACATCCTCAATTTTAGGAGCAATTAATTTTTTGGTTACCATACTGAAAATGCGTGTTCCTAGCATGGGGATTCATAAAATGCCCCTGTTTTGCTGGGCTATGTTGGCAACTTCCGCCCTGGTTTTATTATCCACACCTGTTTTGGCAGGAGCATTGATTCTACTGGCTTTTGATTTGTTAGCAGGAACCACATTTTTTAATCCCACTGGTGGTGGTGACCCGGTAGTTTACCAACACATGTTTTGGTTCTACTCCCACCCAGCGGTGTATATTATGATTTTGCCCTTCTTTGGTGCAATTTCAGAAATTATACCAGTTCATGCTCGCAAACCCATCTTTGGTTATAAGGCGATCGCCTATTCTTCCCTAGCGATTAGTTTTTTGGGTTTAATTGTTTGGGCCCACCACATGTTTACTAGCGGTATTCCCGGTTGGTTACGGATGTTTTTTATGATCACGACTATGATCATTGCCGTACCTACGGGGATCAAAATCTTTAGTTGGTTAGCAACCATCTGGGGGGGCAAAGTGGAATTAAATACTCCCATGTTATTTGCTATTGGTTTTGTGGGTACTTTCGTCATTGGTGGTGTCAGTGGTGTAATGCTAGCCTCTGTACCTTTTGACATTCACGTTCATGACACCTACTTTGTAGTTGCCCATTTGCACTATGTACTATTTGGTGGTAGTGTGCTGGGGATTTTTGCCGCTATCTATCATTGGTTTCCCAAAATGACAGGGAGAATGATGAATGAATTTTGGGGTAAGGTTCACTTTGCCTTGACTATTGTTGGTTTAAATATGTCCTTTTTGCCCATGCACAAACTAGGACTAATGGGTATGAACCGTCGTATTGCCCAATATGACCCAAAATTCACCACCTTAAATGAAATATGTACATACGGGGCTTATATTCTAGCTATTTCCACTTTACCGTTTATTATCAATGCTGTATGGAGTTGGTTATACGGGCCCAAAGCTAGTAATAACCCTTGGCGTGGTCTAACTTTAGAGTGGATGACCACCTCCCCACCAGAAGTTGAAAACTTTGAAAAACTGCCCGTTTTGACCACAGGTCCCTATGACTACGGCGTGAAATACAACGAAACCTAAATTTTGCAGCAATTGCAGGGGAAAGGGGGAACTAACTAGCAATTACCAATTTAGTACCGTCAAAATTTATGCAAAGTCAAATTGTGGACACTGCTCAACTTACACCAAATCATCAGCTTCATGTGGATGGTCATCATGAAGCACACCCGGATTATCGTTTGTTTGGTCTGGTTGTCTTTCTCATTGCTGAGGGGATGATTTTTATGGGTATGTTTGGAGCTTATCTAGCTTTCCGCTCTACCTTATCTGTATGGCCACCAGAAGGTACACCTGAATTAGAACTATTATTACCGGGTGTAAACACCATAAATTTGATTGCTAGCAGTTTTGTTATGCACAATGCTGATACAGCAATTAAAAAAAATGACGAAAAAGGGATGCGTATATGGTTAGCTATTACTGCTGCCATGGGAATAGTTTTTCTGTTTGGTCAAGTTTATGAGTATACCCATCTGGAATTTGGTTTAACCACCAATCTTTTTGCCAGTGCATTCTACGTCTTGACTGGTTTCCACGGTTTGCATGTTACCTTGGGAGTTTTGCTAATTTTGTCCGTTTTGTGGCGATCTCGTCATTCTGGACACTATAATAGTCAAAGCCATTTTGGTATAGAAGCTGCGGAATTGTATTGGCACTTTGTAGACGTGATCTGGATTGTTTTATTTGGATTACTTTATTTACTGTAAGTTACATTTTATAGCCCTAGTCACCGCTGTAGCGCTTTGGCTAGGGTTATAGACTAGTAACAGTAGCTAATAAACTTAAACCAATTTAGCATGTCCAAGTTTTCACAAGGAGTGGCTTTATACTCCCAATTACAATCTTCTGTGTTCCCAGAGTGAGTCAATTTCCTCCAGTAAGACCTAATTTGACAATTACCGGAAAATGATCCGATGGCCATATACCCTCCCATTGCTGATCGTCAATAATGACCTGATTAACTTGCCAACGGCGATCGCAATATATTGTATCTCTAGGATCCCAAGCTTGACCCGTAAAGTCGTGGAAGGTTTTTTGTGATTCTAAAGGAAGATTGCCCAGAGCATCTTTAATTCTATAATTATCAGCGAGAATAATTCTTTCCAAACTCCTAGGACCAGCGTTAAAATCCCCCGTTAACAATAAATAGTCTTCCCTGGGAAAATTCATTAAGCGCAAACTCACTAAACCCGCACCCAACTCCCTAGCTCTACTAACCTCATGATCTAAATGAGTATTCATGATGGTCAAAGAAAAACCCAAATCCTCCACAATAAAATTGGCCCAAGTGACCATTCTGGGTAAACGAGTTCCCCAAGTAATACTACCGGGAATTTCTGGGGTGTCACTCAGGTAAAAATCCTGGGTTTCCCTCAGCTGCAACTTTCCCCTCTTATAGAAGATCGCGCAATGTTCACCTTTTCCCGTTCCAGTGCGATCGCCTCCCACAAATTCATAGTCTGGTAAAAGTACCTGTAAATCCCTAAGTTGATGAGGTTGACCCTCCTGGGTCCCCCATAACTCAGGTTGATAATGTTGGATCATACGGGCGATCGCTCCTATACGCTTTTGCCAACACCTCTCGCCCGGATCTGGTTTGTCGCAGCGGAGGTTGAAAGTCATAACTGTGATTTGCATTACATTATTTAGGTAAATCCTTGAGGAATAATATTTAAATATTATTCCTCAAGTTCAAACCCTATTATGTTCAGGAGATTCAAACTTATAGCCATAACCGCGCACAGTTTTAATAAATTCTGGAGTGCTAGAGTCAACCTCCATTTTTTTACGCAGTTGACCAATATGAACATCAACAACCCTTCCATCACCCACATAGTCACACCCCCAAATTTTTTGAATTAGTTGGGGACGACTCCACGCTTGTCCGGGATGACAAGCCAAAAAATGTAAAATATTAA from Cylindrospermopsis curvispora GIHE-G1 harbors:
- a CDS encoding heme o synthase, with amino-acid sequence MIETNVSRHHDSFLQVIQSYYQLTKPRIIPLLLITTSGSMWIAAKGQVDPWLLLVTLLGGTLAAASAQTINCIYDRDIDYEMERTRHRPMPSGKVQSRDALIFAIALAIASFTLLTVFANLLAALLAFSGIVFYVLVYTHWLKRHSTQNIVIGGAAGAIPALVGWAAVTDTLSWAAWLIFAIVFLWTPPHFWALAMMIRDDYAKVGIPMLPVVAGNQATVRQIWFYTVITVTSTVLLFYPLHASGIVYVVIAMTLGGIFLHKSWRLLQNPEDKTMAKELFLYSISYMMLLCLGMVIDSLPFTRYLVSTILHSLHLVG
- a CDS encoding cytochrome c oxidase subunit II — protein: MKIPNSIWTLLIGIALTLTSLWYGHNHGLLPIAAADEAVLIDGLFDAMLTVSIGIFLLVEGILIYSVFKYRRRAGDNEDGPAIEGNIPLEILWTAIPAVIVLGISVYSFDVYNQIGGLDPHGGHDAPIIEEARVMPGTAIAATLSDKPVNTPDHHQDSAASMEIAQAENTSNEAEPLVVEVSALQYAWIFTYPDAGISTGEIHVPVGQQVQMKMTANDVIHAFWVPEFRLKQDVIPGRETRVRFTPRKEGTYTVVCAELCGPYHGAMQTQIIVESKQAFDAWVQEQLLAEKETINQAIALNPSAMSADEFLAPYMQKMHIHPETLGIGKVLLESFSKS
- the thiC gene encoding phosphomethylpyrimidine synthase, whose product is MRSQWVAKRLGQPNVTQMYYARQGVITEEMHHVAKRENLPPELIKEEVARGRMIIPANINHTNLEPMAIGIASRCKVNANIGASPTSSNVEEELDKLRLSIKYGADTVMDLSTGGGNLDQIRTAIINASSVPIGTVPVYQALESVHGKMENFTADDFLHVIEKHAQQGVDYQTIHAGLLIEHLPLVKTRLTGIVSRGGGILAKWMLLHRKQNPLYTRFQDIIEIFKKYDVSFSLGDSLRPGCTHDASDAAQLAELKTLGQLTRKAWEHDVQVMVEGPGHVPMDQIEFNVRKQMEECSEAPFYVLGPLVTDIAPGYDHITSAIGAAMAGWYGTAMLCYVTPKEHLGLPNAEDVRNGLIAYKIAAHAADIGRHRPGARDRDDELSKARYNFDWNRQFELSLDPERAREYHDETLPEEVYKQAEFCSMCGPKFCPMQTKVDADAIAELEQFLAKEPVGQV
- a CDS encoding MDR/zinc-dependent alcohol dehydrogenase-like family protein, giving the protein MKGIWLENNQLQLRTDLPIPEPPEGEVLVKVLRAGICNTDLELIRGYYPYNGILGHEFVGVVQTGPNHLINQRVVGEINAACGHCRFCLEGKPTHCENRTVLGIVNRHGAFAEYLSLPEKNIHLVPPQVTTDAATFTEPIAAALQIQAQVKITPQQRVLVVGDGKLGQLIGQTLALTGCDLLVVGRHQEKLANLSSRNIKTGLVNMVEDRSFDIAIDCTGNAEGFAVARRALRPRGILVLKSTYAGNLSLDASALVVDEITLVGSRCGAFTPALELLATNQIDVTYLVHGTYPLNEGLAAFKKAQTKGVLKILLEM
- a CDS encoding rRNA large subunit pseudouridine synthase E; the encoded protein is MAHNFKYIIFHKPYGVLSQFTRELPEHVTLKDYIDVPDVYPVGRLDWDSEGLLLLTNDGKLQHHIANPRFGHQRTYWVQVERIPDPAAIAKLCQGVEIQNYRTLPAQVKLLLEEPTVGERYPPIRSRKNVPTAWLEMTLKEGKNRQVRRMTAAVGFPTLRLIRVRIAQLQLDDLPVGTWRYLSPVEVKLIV
- a CDS encoding phosphodiester glycosidase family protein → MTKFKVPRRSFLLFGGAFLTQIWRLDLPVRPTTPSQPSVTPTIIPTVRAYRSQINGIPFYQTIIDLKDPNIFVTIGLPNDANFANTISRTNGDENFDQLVARSGAAVVVNGTFASTNPQKTVMGNLVAGGRFLKYSPWENFGTTLGLGVGNRPEMITARVDGRPVWNKHWFSITSGPRLLRNGEVSLNPRLEGFKDPTVLGASLRTAIGFSQDGKRLFLASFDEKLYLDEEAEAMKAMGCYEAMNLDGGSSRALASDNVILVPPTRKLTNVILVYDGKNPPPEELKLSWERFQTRR
- a CDS encoding serine/threonine phosphatase; this encodes MLICPTCQFENPHDHKFCQSCGTPLNLGSVNSQSSLGESPTLLQDDGEQNQLFSHATPTFLLSKHLKTVEYVAGTNVGRQRQKNEDYFGITSEQQKVELPHGQYLQVRGLYIVCDGMGGHAGGEVASELAVNTIKQYFDQHWVEGELPTLEMIRQSVLVTNQAIYDINQEASRSGVGRMGTTLVMLIMSNNKLAVSHVGDSRIYSVTITKGLEQITVDHEVAQREISKGVDAKIAYSRPDAYQLTQALGPRDGVYPDISFLEVCEDTLFLLVSDGLSDNDLLENHWQTHLLPLLASNGNLESGLSNLIDLANEYNGHDNITVILIRVRVFPR
- a CDS encoding Calvin cycle protein CP12, with protein sequence MKTVEGVDTTNNSPITQPQNIQQAILAALTQARQVCDQQGNNSPECSVAWDRIEELQAQNAHQQQLKHYLTSLESYCERYPDALECLIYDL
- a CDS encoding COX15/CtaA family protein, with protein sequence MSEFVLEQQNQEANHPQELIRRLVWKICIATLILMAIGSATRVMNAGLACPDWPLCYGELVPTKQMNLQVFLEWFHRLDAALIGLSAIALTGLCWWHRRVLPPWLPGAATFALLLIVFQGVLGGLTVTELLRFDIVTAHLATALLFFTTLLVIGTVLSPYKGTGTVGKLPWVGLTAAVLVYLQSLLGALVGSRWALHQCLAGEELCGVMYSHIFGLLPPTVATLAIVFISWRTPALHPALRKLANLAGGLLILQLLLGLATFRLHLQVEPLTVTHQAVGATLLGTLVVFTVLALRDRNISNPSYLNN